ATTATTTACTTTGATATGATTATCTTTAATGAGCATAGAAACTTGATTGCGGCTTTGGTTTAATTTTTTTGCTAAAAAAACATCCAATCTCACACAAGAATCTACCGAAAAATTTTGCATTTTCTACCCTAATTGCTTTGTAAAGTTAAAATTTTAGCATATAATAATGCAGTATTTTTAACAAAGGTTACTCATTTGCTTAAATTTGATAGAAGAATTTTTACTCATTTTGATTTTGTCCAGCCTATTTTGATTTTACCCATTATCCTTTTATCTTTTATTTTGGTTATAGAAGCCAATGTGGCTTTAGCTGAAAAACAATTCATTTACATTTGTATAGGTTTTTTAGCTTTTACTGTGTGTTTTTTGTTGCCGATTAAAAAATTTCAATGGCTCATACCGACTTTTTATTGGGTAGGTATTGCTTTGCTTTTAAGCGTGGATATTTTTGGTATAGAAAAATTGGGCGCTAAAAGGTGGCTTTTGATACCTATTATCAATTTTACCATTCAGCCTTCTGAAATTTTTAAACCCTTTTTTATCCTCATGCTCGCTTATCTTATACATTCTAATCCACCGCCTGAGAAAGGATACAATCTTAAATCTTTTCTCAAACTCAGCTTTTACATACTCTTGCCTTTTGTCTTAATATCGCAAGAACCCGATCTTGGAACGGCTACTGTTTTGCTTATCGTGGGTTTTGGAATGCTTTTTATTATAGGGGTAAATTATAAAATTTGGCTAAGTATTTTCATCGCCTTAGCCATTGTATCACCTATTATCTATACTCATTTTTTAAAGCCTTATCAAAAGCAAAGAATTCATGATTTTTTAGCAGAAGAGCCAAGTTATCAAGTCACGCAGTCCATCATCGCTATAGGAAATGGCGGACTAACAGGAAAGGCACACGAGGAAGCCACGCAAACGCATTCTAAATTTTTACCTATCTCAACGAGTGATTTTATCTTTGCTTATTTGGTTGAAAGGTATGGATTTATCGGCGGATTTATCTTGGTTTTACTTTATGCTTTGCTCATTTTTCATATTTTAAGTATTAATCATAAATTTAAAAATGATTATT
This genomic interval from Campylobacter sp. CCS1377 contains the following:
- a CDS encoding FtsW/RodA/SpoVE family cell cycle protein codes for the protein MLKFDRRIFTHFDFVQPILILPIILLSFILVIEANVALAEKQFIYICIGFLAFTVCFLLPIKKFQWLIPTFYWVGIALLLSVDIFGIEKLGAKRWLLIPIINFTIQPSEIFKPFFILMLAYLIHSNPPPEKGYNLKSFLKLSFYILLPFVLISQEPDLGTATVLLIVGFGMLFIIGVNYKIWLSIFIALAIVSPIIYTHFLKPYQKQRIHDFLAEEPSYQVTQSIIAIGNGGLTGKAHEEATQTHSKFLPISTSDFIFAYLVERYGFIGGFILVLLYALLIFHILSINHKFKNDYFTKVIANCIALFIFIYTGVNISMTIGFAPVVGIPLPFFSHGGSSFTTFMVFFGILQHLITFRYLNINKIVRIKF